The Penaeus vannamei isolate JL-2024 chromosome 39, ASM4276789v1, whole genome shotgun sequence genome includes the window ccccaccaacctcgCTACCGCCGCCAGGAGCCCTTCCCGGCGCGGAAGCCAGGTTCTGCGAGCTCCTTCAGCGTCGTCTCCTGAAGTCCGACCGACACTGCAGAAGGAGACATCAGCCATGAGCCTCCCAGGCGACGCCCTCAAGCCGCAAGGCCCGCTCAAGCGCGCCTGCGAGGACGAGCGCGAGGCGCAGACCAAGCGGACGCGCGCGGACCAAGAGCTGGACAAGCAAAGGGAGGACCAAGCGCTCGCGTGCAGGCGCTTCCTGTAGCCCCCGACGCACTCGATCTCCCTCAAGGGCGAGGCGAAGGCACTCAAGCGCCCTCCTGCGCACGCGAAGAGGGATTCTCTGAAGGAGAAGATCGAGGCGTCCAAGCAGCAGCTTGCCCGCAGGGAGGTCGAGAGGAGCAAGCAGCAGATGGCgcagtgggagaaggagaggagcgaACAGCTCGCCctcaaggagaaggagagggaaaggaggaagcagcagcgcCCCCTCAGCGAGGAGAGGCGCAGAGCCCCCGAGGAGCAGCGCCAGCAGGCGCCGGCGCCCTCGGCCAGCGGCAGCGGCGAGCCCCAGCCGGAGTCGCGGCGGGCGAAGCTGGCCCGGTTCCAGCACGCCCTGGACGACCTCTTCGTCCGGAGGATCCGCGACGCGGCGTAGGAGAGGAGCCCGAGCCCGGAGGAGGCGGAGCGCCTGACGCGGTTCTGCGCCAAGTTCGGCATCCCGGTGGTGCCCTTCTACCAGGAGGTGAACATCTGCATGGGCATGATGCCCCTGGAGCTGCCCGCGGCCGGGGGCGGCCTCATCCGGGTCTTCTGTAACGCGCAGATGGGCTTCGTGCTCAAGATGGGCCACAGCCTGGACGCGTTCCGAGGGCTGCTGACGGAGGCGTTCGTGATGAGGCTGCTGGAGAGCAAGCGGGGCTTCCAGCGCGTGGTGGGCGTGCTCGTGGAGACGATGTGTGTGGTGAGCAGGGACGCCGGCCAGACCATGGACCGCTTCCCCCTCGCCGAGACCACCATGGCCACGCGACGCTCGCTGGTGAGGCAGGTGTGCGACGCCCTGCAGACCCTGCACGACAACGGCCTGGCCTACAACAACCTGACGCCGCGCCACATCTGCCTGCGGGAGAGCGGCGAGGGCGTGAAGGTGAGCCTGGTGTCCCTGGGCCTGATGGCGGCGGAGGGCGCGCGGCCGAGGGTGGCCCGCCAATGGAGCGAGG containing:
- the LOC138860084 gene encoding uncharacterized protein YscB-like; the protein is MSLPGDALKPQGPLKRACEDEREAQTKRTRADQELDKQREDQGEAKALKRPPAHAKRDSLKEKIEASKQQLARREVERSKQQMAQWEKERSEQLALKEKERERRKQQRPLSEERRRAPEEQRQQAPAPSASGSGEPQPESRRAKLARFQHALDDLFVRRIRDAA